A genomic window from Caldicellulosiruptor kronotskyensis 2002 includes:
- a CDS encoding ATP-binding cassette domain-containing protein — translation MIEVKDVKKSFGQKILFECKSLIFGKKGIYIIKGPNGCGKTTFLKMLFGKDKEYSGRIHNLFKKNIMLPQQPYFFRGSVEYNLALALSHERLKSAQEVLKMFGVPLKTNINQLSAGQRQLVSFLRAFYIPSDVLFLDEPDSFLDKDVKEFVYRLIEDEAQKRCIIVVTHHQSATLRGNMIYFENGQIIIEGDVAR, via the coding sequence TTGATTGAGGTAAAAGATGTGAAAAAGAGTTTTGGACAGAAGATATTGTTTGAGTGCAAAAGTCTCATATTTGGGAAGAAAGGTATTTATATCATAAAAGGACCAAACGGTTGCGGGAAGACCACATTTTTGAAAATGTTGTTTGGAAAAGACAAAGAATATTCAGGGCGGATACACAATCTGTTTAAGAAAAACATTATGCTTCCGCAGCAGCCATATTTTTTTAGAGGGTCGGTTGAATATAATCTTGCACTTGCTCTTTCGCATGAGAGGCTAAAGTCTGCACAAGAGGTTTTAAAGATGTTTGGTGTTCCTCTTAAAACCAACATAAATCAGCTCTCGGCTGGGCAGAGACAGCTAGTAAGTTTCTTAAGAGCGTTTTATATACCTTCTGATGTACTTTTTTTGGATGAGCCCGATTCCTTTCTCGACAAAGATGTAAAGGAGTTTGTATATAGACTTATAGAAGATGAAGCTCAAAAAAGGTGTATAATAGTTGTAACGCACCATCAAAGTGCAACTTTGAGGGGTAATATGATATATTTTGAAAATGGTCAGATTATTATAGAGGGTGATGTTGCCAGATGA
- a CDS encoding substrate-binding domain-containing protein: protein MKEGKLFKILASLLAFILVATFSYLSFSYSKTYRIATTTSIYDSGFLDFVTPAFEKKNNVKFNFISVGSGQAVKIFKNGDVDGIIIHEKSFLNELKKEKLINGYTAFVLNYFILVGPKDKKDLLKEVKSVQEAFALIRKNNFKFVSRADNSATYIREIEIWRLSKLKPDFEGYIKSGLGMGMSLNLANEKGAFILTDEATFYKMKDKLDSLDVVYQNPKEQVLTNIYYFAYSPKKAQLSKFASYLKSKEFKNLVNSFNQKFFKKEVYRVVK from the coding sequence ATGAAAGAAGGTAAATTATTCAAAATTTTGGCATCGTTACTTGCTTTTATTTTGGTTGCTACTTTTAGCTATCTTTCATTTTCATATTCTAAAACTTACAGGATAGCTACAACTACAAGTATATATGACAGTGGTTTTTTGGACTTTGTTACACCTGCCTTTGAAAAGAAAAATAATGTAAAGTTCAATTTCATTTCAGTAGGAAGCGGTCAGGCGGTAAAAATATTCAAAAATGGTGACGTTGATGGGATAATAATACATGAAAAGTCGTTTTTGAATGAGCTTAAAAAAGAGAAGCTTATAAATGGTTATACTGCGTTTGTTTTGAATTATTTTATACTTGTTGGACCCAAAGATAAAAAAGATCTACTTAAAGAAGTAAAAAGTGTCCAAGAAGCTTTTGCACTGATAAGAAAAAATAACTTTAAATTTGTGTCACGTGCAGACAACTCAGCAACTTACATTAGAGAAATTGAGATATGGAGACTATCCAAACTCAAACCTGATTTTGAAGGTTATATAAAATCAGGTCTGGGTATGGGAATGAGTCTAAATCTTGCAAATGAGAAGGGAGCTTTTATTCTCACTGATGAAGCAACATTTTATAAAATGAAAGATAAATTAGATAGCTTGGATGTAGTTTACCAAAATCCAAAGGAGCAAGTACTTACAAATATTTATTACTTTGCTTACTCACCTAAAAAAGCACAGCTTTCCAAATTTGCCTCTTACTTAAAAAGCAAAGAATTCAAAAATCTTGTAAATTCTTTTAACCAAAAATTCTTCAAAAAAGAAGTCTATAGAGTTGTAAAATAA
- a CDS encoding ABC transporter permease has translation MLANVVISTLAVCIPSTFLAVLIGVSAGYFLKVKRFKYRKILIRIVYTLSGLPPVLAGLLIYILFSRKGPLGFLDMLFTKWAMIITQVILIVPIVMLYTLSGLKNIDKVLENLDYLNIKGRKRYTAIMKEYSKEIMYAIVLGLSRSISEVGGVLIVGGNIEGSTRILTTAIIFEITKGEFSNALLLGAALLAISFTFNTFLQILQGDVVD, from the coding sequence ATGCTGGCTAATGTAGTTATTTCAACCTTGGCTGTTTGTATTCCTTCGACATTCTTGGCAGTTTTGATAGGTGTTTCTGCAGGGTATTTTCTCAAAGTCAAAAGGTTTAAATACAGGAAAATACTAATTAGAATAGTTTATACTCTATCTGGGTTACCGCCTGTGCTTGCAGGGCTGCTTATATACATACTTTTTTCCAGAAAAGGTCCTCTTGGTTTTTTGGACATGCTTTTTACCAAATGGGCTATGATAATTACCCAGGTAATATTAATTGTTCCTATAGTGATGCTTTATACCCTGTCTGGACTTAAAAACATAGATAAGGTTCTTGAAAACTTAGATTATTTGAACATAAAAGGACGTAAAAGGTATACAGCCATTATGAAGGAATATTCAAAAGAAATAATGTATGCTATTGTTTTGGGACTATCAAGGTCAATTTCTGAGGTTGGTGGAGTTTTGATTGTTGGAGGTAACATAGAAGGAAGCACACGAATTTTGACAACAGCCATAATTTTTGAAATTACCAAAGGTGAGTTTTCAAACGCTCTTTTGCTGGGTGCGGCGCTACTTGCCATCTCATTTACTTTTAATACATTTTTGCAAATATTGCAGGGTGATGTTGTTGATTGA